In a single window of the Cucumis melo cultivar AY chromosome 11, USDA_Cmelo_AY_1.0, whole genome shotgun sequence genome:
- the LOC103498977 gene encoding receptor-like protein 33 isoform X2, which yields MLTNLRVLDLSYSFFQGQVPMQMSYLSNLVSLNLSHNYDDLSFSNVVINRLVHNLTNLKDFKLASTDLSHVTPTSFINLSLSLRSLDLSYSSLSGNFPNHIFSLPNLHLLNLQDNLELNGHLPMSNWSKSLQILDLHRTSFSGGIPNSISEAKVLSYLDLSGCNFNGEISDFETHSNPLITGQLVPNCVFNNITQQTWSSNSFTNVCTNTPLRNLIHVDLSHNSFTGIELLLTMPKLETVLLDSNLFNNLPVPMLLPSTMTVFSVSNNNISGSVHPSICQASNLSFLDLSNNSLSGELPSCLSNMTNLHTLILKSNNNFSGVIPIPPSIVNYIASENQFVGKIPHSICLALDGLHILSLSNNRMSGGTIPSCLTNITSLSVLDLKGNNFIGTIPKLFPTRCQLTSLDLNDNQIEGELPHSLLNCKKLEVLDLGNNNITGYFPHWLKAALNLQVLILRSNGFYGHINNSFTKDSFSNLQIIDLSRNYFSGPWPSKFFNNMRAIQKVENQKSNSFVEDVFYRNSIVISLKGLEQNLGRNLFIWKTIDLSSNDFNGEIPKEIGTLRSLVGLNLSHNKLSGGIPTSLGNLSNLEWLDLSSNELFGSIPPQLVSLTFLSCLNLSQNQLSGPIPKGKQFDTFENSSYFGNIGLCGSPLPKCDADQSDHKSQLLQKEQEEDDSSEKGIWVKAVFTGYGCGIVFGIFIGYVVFKCGRPMWIVAKVEGKRAQKDPNI from the exons ATGCTTACTAACTTGAGGGTTTTGGATCTTTCCTACTCTTTCTTCCAAGGCCAGGTTCCCATGCAAATGTCATACCTATCTAACTTGGTTTCCCTTAATCTTTCTCATAATTATGACGATCTCAGTTTTTCAAATGTGGTTATAAATCGACTTGTTCATAACCTAACCAATCTAAAGGATTTTAAACTTGCTTCTACAGATCTTTCTCACGTCACACCCACTTCTTTCATCAATTTATCTCTCTCTTTACGGTCTCTGGATCTTTCTTATTCTTCCTTGTCTGGAAATTTTCCAAACCACATTTTCAGTCTTCCAAATTTACATTTGTTAAATCTTCAAGATAACCTTGAGTTGAATGGACATCTACCCATGTCTAATTGGAGTAAATCCCTTCAAATTTTGGATCTTCATCGAACTTCTTTTTCAGGAGGGATTCCCAACTCCATTAGCGAAGCCAAGGTCTTAAGTTACTTAGACCTTAGTGGCTGCAACTTCAATGGTGAAATTTCTGATTTTGAAACTCATTCTAATCCTTTGATCACGGGTCAATTAGTACCAAATTGTGTTTTCAATAACATCACCCAACAAACTTGGTCCTCCAATTCATTTACAAACGTTTGTACAAATACACCACTTCGAAATCTTATTCATGTGGACTTGAGTCATAACTCATTTACAG GAATAGAGTTGCTCCTTACTATGCCAAAGCTGGAGACAGTCCTTCTTGATTCAAACTTGTTCAATAATCTACCTGTTCCCATGTTGCTGCCATCAACAATGACTGTATTTAGtgtttcaaataataatatcaGTGGAAGTGTCCATCCTTCAATCTGCCAAGCCTCCAACCTTTCTTTTCTGGATTTGTCCAATAATAGCTTGAGCGGTGAACTTCCATCTTGTCTCTCAAATATGACTAATCTACATActttgatattgaaaagtaacaACAACTTTTCTGGAGTTATTCCCATACCACCAAGTATTGTGAATTATATTGCTTCAGAAAATCAGTTTGTTGGAAAAATCCCTCATTCAATTTGCCTTGCTCTTGACGGCCTTCATATTCTCAGTTTGTCAAATAATCGAATGAGTGGAGGAACAATTCCATCATGTCTCACAAACATCACTTCTCTTTCAGTTTTGGATTTGAAGGGTAACAACTTTATTGGTACAATTCCAAAATTGTTTCCCACAAGATGTCAACTGACGAGTCTTGATCTGAATGACAACCAAATAGAAGGAGAATTGCCACATTCATTGTTGAATTGCAAAAAACTTGAAGTTTTGGATCTCGGGAATAACAACATAACAG GCTATTTTCCTCATTGGTTAAAAGCTGCTCTGAATTTGCAAGTTCTCATCCTTCGATCCAATGGATTTTATGGTCATATCAACAATTCCTTCACCAAAGATTCTTTCTCAAACCTACAAATTATTGATCTCTCTCGCAACTATTTCAGTGGACCATGGCCTTCAAAGTTTTTTAACAACATGAGGGCCATCCAGAAAGTGGAAAACCAAAAGTCCAACTCTTTTGTTGAAGATGTTTTCTATAGAAATTCAATTGTTATATCATTAAAAGGGTTGGAACAGAATTTGGGAAGAAATCTTTTCATATGGAAAACTATTGATCTGTCGAGTAATGATTTTAACGGAGAGATACCAAAGGAAATTGGAACGTTAAGGTCTTTAGTAGGATTGAACCTTTCACACAATAAGCTTAGTGGTGGGATTCCTACATCACTTGGCAATTTGAGCAATTTGGAATGGTTGGATCTTTCTTCAAATGAATTGTTTGGTAGCATTCCTCCTCAGTTGGTTTCTCTAACGTTTCTCTCATGTTTGAATCTCTCACAAAATCAGTTGTCAGGTCCAATTCCTAAAGGCAAACAATTTGATACATTTGAGAATTCTTCCTACTTTGGAAACATTGGACTATGTGGGAGTCCTCTACCCAAATGTGATGCAGATCAAAGTGACCACAAATCTCAACTATTACagaaagaacaagaagaagatgACAGTTCTGAGAAAGGGATTTGGGTGAAAGCTGTGTTCACGGGGTATGGATGTGGGATTGTATTTGGAATATTTATTGGGTATGTTGTTTTTAAATGTGGGAGACCCATGTGGATTGTGGCAAAAGTGGAAGGCAAAAGAGCTCAAAAAGATCCAAACATCTAG
- the LOC103498977 gene encoding receptor-like protein 32 isoform X1, with product MLTNLRVLDLSYSFFQGQVPMQMSYLSNLVSLNLSHNYDDLSFSNVVINRLVHNLTNLKDFKLASTDLSHVTPTSFINLSLSLRSLDLSYSSLSGNFPNHIFSLPNLHLLNLQDNLELNGHLPMSNWSKSLQILDLHRTSFSGGIPNSISEAKVLSYLDLSGCNFNGEISDFETHSNPLITGQLVPNCVFNNITQQTWSSNSFTNVCTNTPLRNLIHVDLSHNSFTGIIPSWIYSLPNLKYLYLSDNDFSGFMRDFRSNSLEVLYLNYNNLQGEISESIYRQLNLKYLGLESNNMSGVLDLDMLSRIPSLSVLQISNNSQLSIFSTNVSSSNITHVDMASLNNLGKIPYFLRNQKNLETLYLSNNQIVGKIPQWFSELSDLYFLDLSHNFLSSGIELLLTMPKLETVLLDSNLFNNLPVPMLLPSTMTVFSVSNNNISGSVHPSICQASNLSFLDLSNNSLSGELPSCLSNMTNLHTLILKSNNNFSGVIPIPPSIVNYIASENQFVGKIPHSICLALDGLHILSLSNNRMSGGTIPSCLTNITSLSVLDLKGNNFIGTIPKLFPTRCQLTSLDLNDNQIEGELPHSLLNCKKLEVLDLGNNNITGYFPHWLKAALNLQVLILRSNGFYGHINNSFTKDSFSNLQIIDLSRNYFSGPWPSKFFNNMRAIQKVENQKSNSFVEDVFYRNSIVISLKGLEQNLGRNLFIWKTIDLSSNDFNGEIPKEIGTLRSLVGLNLSHNKLSGGIPTSLGNLSNLEWLDLSSNELFGSIPPQLVSLTFLSCLNLSQNQLSGPIPKGKQFDTFENSSYFGNIGLCGSPLPKCDADQSDHKSQLLQKEQEEDDSSEKGIWVKAVFTGYGCGIVFGIFIGYVVFKCGRPMWIVAKVEGKRAQKDPNI from the exons ATGCTTACTAACTTGAGGGTTTTGGATCTTTCCTACTCTTTCTTCCAAGGCCAGGTTCCCATGCAAATGTCATACCTATCTAACTTGGTTTCCCTTAATCTTTCTCATAATTATGACGATCTCAGTTTTTCAAATGTGGTTATAAATCGACTTGTTCATAACCTAACCAATCTAAAGGATTTTAAACTTGCTTCTACAGATCTTTCTCACGTCACACCCACTTCTTTCATCAATTTATCTCTCTCTTTACGGTCTCTGGATCTTTCTTATTCTTCCTTGTCTGGAAATTTTCCAAACCACATTTTCAGTCTTCCAAATTTACATTTGTTAAATCTTCAAGATAACCTTGAGTTGAATGGACATCTACCCATGTCTAATTGGAGTAAATCCCTTCAAATTTTGGATCTTCATCGAACTTCTTTTTCAGGAGGGATTCCCAACTCCATTAGCGAAGCCAAGGTCTTAAGTTACTTAGACCTTAGTGGCTGCAACTTCAATGGTGAAATTTCTGATTTTGAAACTCATTCTAATCCTTTGATCACGGGTCAATTAGTACCAAATTGTGTTTTCAATAACATCACCCAACAAACTTGGTCCTCCAATTCATTTACAAACGTTTGTACAAATACACCACTTCGAAATCTTATTCATGTGGACTTGAGTCATAACTCATTTACAGGTATCATACCTTCTTGGATATATTCATTGCCTAACTTAAAATATTTGTATCTATCTGATAACGATTTCTCTGGTTTCATGAGGGATTTTAGATCCAACTCATTAGAGGttctttatttaaattataacaaCTTGCAAGGTGAAATCTCAGAGTCTATTTATAGGCAACTCAATCTAAAATACTTAGGATTGGAATCCAATAATATGAGTGGAGTTTTGGATTTGGACATGTTGTCGAGAATCCCAAGTCTAAGCGTTCTTCAAATTTCCAATAATAGCCAACTTTCAATATTCTCAACCAATGTTAGCTCCTCGAATATTACTCATGTTGATATGGCATCCCTCAATAATTTAGGAAAAATTCCCTACTTTTTGAGAAACCAAAAGAACTTGGAGACTCTATACCTTTCAAACAATCAAATTGTAGGAAAAATTCCTCAGTGGTTTTCTGAACTGAGTGATTTGTACTTCCTGGATCTATCTCATAATTTTTTATCCTCAGGAATAGAGTTGCTCCTTACTATGCCAAAGCTGGAGACAGTCCTTCTTGATTCAAACTTGTTCAATAATCTACCTGTTCCCATGTTGCTGCCATCAACAATGACTGTATTTAGtgtttcaaataataatatcaGTGGAAGTGTCCATCCTTCAATCTGCCAAGCCTCCAACCTTTCTTTTCTGGATTTGTCCAATAATAGCTTGAGCGGTGAACTTCCATCTTGTCTCTCAAATATGACTAATCTACATActttgatattgaaaagtaacaACAACTTTTCTGGAGTTATTCCCATACCACCAAGTATTGTGAATTATATTGCTTCAGAAAATCAGTTTGTTGGAAAAATCCCTCATTCAATTTGCCTTGCTCTTGACGGCCTTCATATTCTCAGTTTGTCAAATAATCGAATGAGTGGAGGAACAATTCCATCATGTCTCACAAACATCACTTCTCTTTCAGTTTTGGATTTGAAGGGTAACAACTTTATTGGTACAATTCCAAAATTGTTTCCCACAAGATGTCAACTGACGAGTCTTGATCTGAATGACAACCAAATAGAAGGAGAATTGCCACATTCATTGTTGAATTGCAAAAAACTTGAAGTTTTGGATCTCGGGAATAACAACATAACAG GCTATTTTCCTCATTGGTTAAAAGCTGCTCTGAATTTGCAAGTTCTCATCCTTCGATCCAATGGATTTTATGGTCATATCAACAATTCCTTCACCAAAGATTCTTTCTCAAACCTACAAATTATTGATCTCTCTCGCAACTATTTCAGTGGACCATGGCCTTCAAAGTTTTTTAACAACATGAGGGCCATCCAGAAAGTGGAAAACCAAAAGTCCAACTCTTTTGTTGAAGATGTTTTCTATAGAAATTCAATTGTTATATCATTAAAAGGGTTGGAACAGAATTTGGGAAGAAATCTTTTCATATGGAAAACTATTGATCTGTCGAGTAATGATTTTAACGGAGAGATACCAAAGGAAATTGGAACGTTAAGGTCTTTAGTAGGATTGAACCTTTCACACAATAAGCTTAGTGGTGGGATTCCTACATCACTTGGCAATTTGAGCAATTTGGAATGGTTGGATCTTTCTTCAAATGAATTGTTTGGTAGCATTCCTCCTCAGTTGGTTTCTCTAACGTTTCTCTCATGTTTGAATCTCTCACAAAATCAGTTGTCAGGTCCAATTCCTAAAGGCAAACAATTTGATACATTTGAGAATTCTTCCTACTTTGGAAACATTGGACTATGTGGGAGTCCTCTACCCAAATGTGATGCAGATCAAAGTGACCACAAATCTCAACTATTACagaaagaacaagaagaagatgACAGTTCTGAGAAAGGGATTTGGGTGAAAGCTGTGTTCACGGGGTATGGATGTGGGATTGTATTTGGAATATTTATTGGGTATGTTGTTTTTAAATGTGGGAGACCCATGTGGATTGTGGCAAAAGTGGAAGGCAAAAGAGCTCAAAAAGATCCAAACATCTAG